The following proteins come from a genomic window of Persephonella sp.:
- a CDS encoding SAM-dependent chlorinase/fluorinase produces MIIALLTDFGLDDGFIGAVKGVIKTVNPDVDIIDISHGVTPFDILEGSIILKAVYSYFPEGTIFMCVIDPGVGTERKPIIVKTEKYIFVAPDNGLLTLALKNQKIKRIIHITNQKYMLKRETETFHGRDIFAPVSAYLSKGEALENFGVEIESYKKIDFPEVYVENGYMVGQIIKFDRFGNGITNLEVIPDFEEIVIRDFSIKKICRTFLEGDRDKPNVIKGSFGFYEVFLPEGSAKDIFRLKIGEKVKIKLKR; encoded by the coding sequence ATGATTATAGCCCTTTTAACAGACTTTGGGCTGGACGATGGTTTTATAGGTGCTGTTAAAGGGGTGATAAAAACAGTAAATCCTGATGTAGATATCATAGATATCTCACACGGTGTAACCCCTTTTGATATTCTTGAAGGGTCTATTATTCTTAAAGCTGTTTACAGTTATTTTCCTGAAGGAACGATTTTTATGTGTGTTATTGATCCGGGGGTTGGAACAGAAAGGAAACCTATTATAGTAAAAACAGAAAAATACATTTTTGTGGCACCTGATAACGGTCTTCTAACCCTTGCCCTTAAAAACCAGAAAATAAAAAGGATAATCCATATAACAAATCAGAAATATATGTTAAAAAGGGAGACAGAAACATTCCACGGGAGAGATATATTCGCTCCTGTTTCTGCATATCTGTCTAAAGGGGAAGCTCTGGAAAATTTCGGTGTTGAGATTGAGAGTTATAAAAAAATAGACTTTCCAGAAGTATATGTTGAAAACGGATACATGGTAGGTCAGATAATAAAGTTTGACAGGTTCGGAAACGGTATTACAAATCTGGAAGTCATTCCTGATTTTGAGGAAATTGTAATCAGAGATTTTAGTATTAAAAAAATATGCCGAACTTTTTTAGAAGGGGACAGAGATAAGCCCAATGTTATTAAAGGTAGTTTTGGTTTTTATGAAGTATTTCTCCCTGAGGGGAGTGCAAAAGATATTTTTAGGCTAAAAATTGGGGAAAAAGTAAAAATAAAATTAAAGAGGTGA